The genomic interval TCGTTCGTGCAGCCCCACTATCAGGGATCGCGAGCCAATCCGAAAGGACTTTTCTCGCTCGACAACCTGTGGGACGGACTCGGCGCGCTGGTGGTGAACAACCCCGACATGCGCTACTTTTTCGGCAAGGTCACGATGTACGGCAGCTACGACAAGGAGGCGCGCAACATCCTGCTGTACTTCCTCCGCAAATATTTCCCCGACCGCGAGCATCTGGTCGAGTCGATTCATCCGATCGAGCTGCACTTCGACGAGGAGCGCTTCGAGCGGATGTTCTGCGGCGGCAGCTACGCGGAGGACTACAAGATCCTGATCCGGGAAATCCGCAAGTACCGCGAGAACATTCCGCCTCTGATCAACTCCTATATGAGCCTTTCCCCGTCGATGAAGGTATTCGGAACGGTCGTCAACCCCGATTTCGGCTATGTCGAGGAAACAGGCATCCTGATCACGATCAGCGACATATATCCGAAGAAATCGCAGCGGCATTTCCGATTCGACCGTTGATTTCCGGCCGGACGTCCCGGAACTGCGGCGAGTCCGGCGGCACCGCGCCGAAAACCGGTCTCCCGAGAACGCCGAAGGGCCGGATCGTTTTCGTCCCGATCCGGCCCTTCGGCTATCCTTTTTCTCCGAAGCAAACGGCAACTTCTCACTTCGTCAGTCCCTGCGCCATGACGGCGGACGCTCCCTCCGCCGCAAGAACCGCCATCGTTACCGTCAGGTTTTTCTGTCCGCTACCGTCGCTGCTCACTTGCGGGATAATCACCCGTTCGTCCGAAACTCGGAAAATCGGCATGACACTTTCCACGCCGGCGAAGTCGTCGTCGCGGATCCACTCGACGGTTTCCGCGATCGAACGCAGAATCATCGGTTCCCGCGCACTGTCGGAATAAAAAACGATCGTCTGCTCGAAAACGCCCATCTCCGTTTCCGCATCCGGAGATTCCAACATGGCGATCCAATACGCTTTCATCTGCGCCTCGTCCAGCGTATAGGCCGCCTCGATCTTTTCGACCGGCATACCGGGTTGGGCGAACAACACCAGATTGAACGGAATATCGTTCCGATCAGCGCCGGCGAAAATCATCAACTGATAAATAGGAGGTATCATCCCCGCGGATTTGACCGAGAAATAGTATTCCGTCAGCAACTCGTCGAAATCCCGACCGATGAAGTTTTCGGCATACCACATCCAATTATCCCCGAAAGAAAGCGGACGGACGATCAGCGCCGCCTCACCGTACGAAATCGAAATTTCCACGGCCACCGCATCGGTCCCAAAACCTACGCGCAACGCTTCTTTACTGAAATCCGCACGCTCCAAGACACTCTGCAACTCGTCGAGCGAAACGCTCTGCGGCCGTCCGTGTTCGGCCAAAATTTCTTCGTTGCTGTATTGCCCGACGCTGAAAGTGTATTCGTCGTCGTTCAGATAGGCCGTCAACGCTTCTTCGAACATCGTCGCATCGTCTGCCGATTCGGTCGCAGTCACCGAAAAAATCCAGTTTTTCTCATTCAGCGAGGTCGCTTCCAACTGCGCAGCCACCTCTGCGAACCCTACGCGATAAAAGCCGGTTCTCTCGATTCCTTCGACCATATCCGCTTTCCATCGGGCGAACCCGGCCCCCTCGGGCTGCTCGCCGGCGAACCACTGCGCCACGTCCGTATAGGACAGTGCCAACGGCACCGGAGACACGGTCACGTCGACCGACACCGACTGTCCGGTCCGGGTATCCTCCACGGCAAAGGAGGTACTCCCCGAGGCAAGTCCCCGGACTGAGATCGTCTGCTCCGCAAGTTGCACGTCTGCGATCTGCGGGTCGTTTCCCGTACAGGCATATTCTCCGCTTCCGGCGAGAATGCGAACCAGACCGGTCTGTCCGGCCTGAATCTCGAGCGACGGAGAATCGACGGCCAGATCGGCGAAACCCTCGTCGTCGTCGGAGCAGGCGAACATCGCCGAAGCCGCAAGCGCGATCAGCGCGGCACGCACGGACGGGAAGAAGATACGATTTTTCGATTTCATGGCAATGAAGTTTACAATTAACAATATGATTGCAGGCAAAGATACTCGCCGCCATCAGAATGTACCCTTCGGCCGATGTGTCATTTCGCATATTTTTTAAATCCGTACATTCTTTCGCTCGGCACGGATTTTCCGTATCTCCTGACGATACTTCGAAGGAGCGCACCCCACCTCCTTCCGGAAAATCCGAAGATAAGTGGAACGGGACGTATATCCGACTCTCTCGAAAACGGCATGGATCGGTTCGTCGTCGGACGGATCGGAAAGAGCGTCCAGCACTTCCTCGATGCGATAAGCGTTCAGATAATTAGGGAAGGACTTACCCGAGAAACTGTTGACGATATGGGACATGTACGTCGTATTGGTGCCCAGCGTTTCCGCCAGCATCTGGAGCGTCAGGTCCTTTCTGCGGTAAATCTTCTCGTTCCGCATCAACGCCTCCAACCGTTCGTAAATTTTCAACTGCGCCTGCTGCGCGTTCGCTTTCCGAACACCCTCGAGCCGTTCGCATTCGTTCAGACGTTCCCGATAATTGAGATTCTGCCGCACGAGTTCCCGGTACATCGCGTTCTTCCGCCGATAAAGCAAACAGGCATAAAGGAAAAAACCGATTACGAGCAGCATCGCGAAAACGGCGGCCATGATATTGCGGTCTTTCCGGAGCAGTTCCATCTCTTTGAGTCCCATGGCCCGCTGATGTTCCGACTGTTCGTACCTCATCAGCAGCTCGTTGAAAGCATGTTCCTTGGCGGAGCTGACCGTCGTCGAACAGGTTCCGAAGTACTTCCGGTAATACTCCAGCGCTTTCGCCCCGTCGCCCGAGGCATCGTAGGCACGCGCGAGTCCCGAATAAACCGGAGCTCTGCACTCCACGTTACCGCTGCCGAGCAATTCCTCGGCCCGGCAGTACATCTCGACCGCCCCCCGGTATTTTTTCCGTTTCAGACAGAAGTTTCCGAAAGATACATAGGCCCGGATACCGATCGCGGTACCGGCCGACGGTACATATTCCAATGCCTTGCGATAAGAAGCTTCGGCCCGGGCATCGTCGCCCGCAGAAGCGCATACGTCGCCGTAGTTATACCATACGTAGGCTTTATTGGCATCCCAATAGCTGCTGTCGTCGATCCGGGCGACGGATATATCCGCATAGCGGAGGGCCTGCGCATAATCCCCTTTCAGCACATACATCGACGAAAGCACCACTGCGGCCGTGCTCCGCGCATTGACTCCTCCCCTGGCGGCAACCAATTCGTAGGAACGCAGAGCGTAATCGAATCCCGACACGTCTTCCCGCACCTGATAGATATGCGCGATATTCTGCAATATAGCTCCCTGATTGAGCGTATCGCCCGCTTTTTCGACGGCCGACAGAGCCGCTTTGAAATAGCGCAGGGCCGAAGAATAGTCGGATTCGGACTTCATGGCCCGGATTCCGGCGATATTATTCACCGTACCGACGATGAAAAGGTCTTCTCTCGGCAGTTTCCCGATCCTCTCGAAAGACTCGGCCAGCCAATAACAAGTGCTATCGTCGTCGTCTTTCAACATGTAAGATTGGGCCAGATAGGCCGTCGCATAGACCGACAGCGAACGGTTGCCGTCGCTTTCTCCTTTCTCGAATGCAAATCGCGCGCTACGGATGACCTCGTCATACACTTTTTCCCGCGTCTGCCGCTCCCAAAGATTGCGATACTTCTCGATACCCGTACTGTCCTGCGTCGATCCGTCTCCGACCGTCCCGGTCCTCCCCGAGGAATCACCGCGCTCCGCGCCGGCAATCGTCCTATCCGTCCCCGCACAAGAAAAAAGAATGAAGACGAACAGCAGCATCCCGCAACGACAAATGAGGCGGTATCCGAAACGGTTCATCGAAACGCTTTCCGAAAACGGACCGCCCGCCCTCCGCATGTCGGACGATAAGAGAATCGCCCGTCTTCGCCTGCGGTTCCGACCATCATATCCGGGAATATCAGCGTGCATTCGCATAAGCAAACATGTTCCGATTCTTTCATCCATCGGCCGAGGGAAACGTCGTCTACAACGGGAACAAACTCGAACCGCGAATGCTTCGCAACCGCCTGAACAGCCGCATCACCGGAACCCGAAACGTCCGTTGCAATCCGACCCGTCCGGACGCCAATCCCTATGCTTCGGCCTCCTCCCGGGCTTTCGCGCGCTCGACGCGGGCTGCCAGCAGAATGCTCACTTCGTACAGCGAATAGAGCGGTACGATGACCAGAAACAGGCTGAACACGTCGGGAGGCGTAATCACGGCGGAGATAATAGTCAGAATGACGATCGCATATCGGCGGTTCTTACGCAGAAACGCGGCCGTTACGAGTCCCATGCGGGCAAGGAAATAGATCAGCAGCGGAAGCTGAAATACGATCGCGCAGGAGACCGACACGGTCAGCACCGTCGAAAGATAGGACTTGACGTCGATCATGTTCGCAATGTCGGGACTGGCCTGATAGCCGGCCAGAAAGTTGATCGACAGCGGGACGATCAGAAAATAGCCGAACAGCAGGCCGGTAAAAAAGCAGAGCGAAACGTAAAACACGAACATCCGGCTCTTGTAGCGCTCGTAGTCGGTCAGCGCAGGCGCGACGAAACGCCACAACTCCCACAGCAGATAGGGAACCGCCAGCACGACGCCGGTTACCATCGATATCTGCATATGCAGATTGAACTGCCCGCCCAGCGCCGTGTTGATCATGTTCAGCTTGATCGAATTGATGCAGAGCGTCGCGTCGCCCAGCAGCCGGTGCGAGATATGGCACAGGATGCGGTTGGTCGGGAAATCGGGCGACTGCGGTCCCATCAGCAGCACGTCGATAATGAACCGCTTGCTCAAAAAAGCCGCGATCATAATGACGAACAAAGCCAGCCCTCCGCGCAGCAGATGAGGCCGCAACGCCGCGACGTGCTCAAAAAAAGTCATCTCGTTATCGGATGACTTTTCCAGTTTATCGGTCATAGATTCGGGCAATTAAACGAACGCGCCCCATACCGGACGGGACGCCGCTCGGGAAACGAGCGAGGGAAACTATTTGGTCGTCTCGTCGGTCGGTTTGGTCGTCTCGTTCGACTTGGCCGGCGTTTCGGCCGTGTAATCCTTGCTCACGGCGTCCTTGAACTCCTTGATACCCCGGCCCATGCCGCGCATCAGCTCGGGAATCTTCTTGCCGCCGAAAAGCACCAGAATCAATGCGATAATGATAACCCACTGCCATCCGCCTATCATTCCCAACAAAATCAACAAAGGTAAGCTCGACATAATTTATGATCGTTTAAGTTTTCTACAACAATTCCGCACGAAGAGAGGAAATTCTCACCGCCTTATATCAAGGGACAATCTCCGTACTTTGCAAATATAACACAAAAAACGGGGTTTTGTTGTACGGCCGGCCGAAATTTTACCCTCGACGGACGCAATCGCCTTGTCCACAAGCGAACGGTCCTGCCCTGAGAGCAACGAGAGCGAGCCTCGCCCCCGGTACGGAGGTTCCGTCCTTTCCCCGACCGCCTCGGCAATCTGAGAGCAGGACATCGACCGAACGCGTTTCATCCGTGCCGACCTCGCGCCGGCGCTCCGGAACCGGGATGCGACCGGACGGTCGAAGCGACGAGCGGTCTCCGACAGACCCGGACACGATAACCCGGTATGCGTACTCGCCGGAACCGGCCGGCCGCTCCCGACTCCGCTATGAAAAGTACCGCTCCGACCGAATAGCCGAATGCCCTGCCCGAGCGCCGGCCTATCGCGACGGGCGTCCCGAGAAAGCATAAGGAATCCGACGGCCGTTTCAACCGCGAGAGCCCCTGCTCCATGCAGGATTCGTTGCCGACACGGGATCGCCCGAATCCGCACCCGAAAGGATAAAGGTTCACCGGGGCCGCCGCCGGAAAACGAAGAGGACCCCGGCCGAATGGCCGGGGTCCTCCGTATCCGATGCGCCGCCCTACTCCGCAGCGAAGAAATCGTACTTGCCCGAACCGATCTCGACGGTCACGAAGCCGTCGGCTTCCGTCACCGACTTGACGGCCGGATTCTCGGAGAGCGGCTTGCCGCCCTCGGTCACCTGCCCGGCCGACGAAGCCGGAATCCGGACGCTGGCCGTCGAGTTGGCGGGTATCTCCACTTTCCACGACAAGCCCTGCCCGTCGCGGCTCCAGCGGCTTGCGATCGGGCCGTAGGGAGACTCGGTCGCGGCATCCACCCAGTCGAGCCCGTCGGGGAAATAAGGCGCCATGACGACATGCTTGAATCCCGGAGCCGCCGGATCGGACTTGATGCCGGCCAGATTCTCGTAATACCAAGTGAGCAGATCGCCCAACAGCATCACATGGTTGCCGGAGTTCATCGCCGGATCGGCCGTGTCTCCGTTCCACAGCTCCCAGATCGTCGTCGCGCCCTTGTCGATCATGTAGCCCCAACTCGGATAGGTGCGGTTCGTCGCGATCGTATAGGCCAGATCGCCCGCTCCGTGCTGCGTCAGGCCGCGCATCAGGAACTGGATGCCGATCAGCCCCGTGCTGACATGGCTGTCGAATTCCCCTTTCGTCTTTTCGACGACGTTGGCGAACACTTTCTGCTCGAGCGAGTCGGGCACGAGGCCCTGCATCAGCGAAATGATGTTGGCCGTTACGGTATTGTTGGCATACTGGCCTGTCTCCGCGTTCAGGAACTGCTTGTTATAGGCGTCCTTGACCCGGGCGGCCAGGTCGAGATACTCGGCCGTATCGGCCTCGTGACCGCTCACGGCGGCGAAGCGGGCCATCATGTTCAGCAGGCGGTAATAGAAACTGGTGCCCAGCAGACGGCCGTCCGTCTTGCGGGCGGGGTCCTGAGAGTGGATCAGTTCCTGGCTTTCGGGCGGCATGCACCAGTCGCCGTAGACGTCGTTGATGACCAGCCCGTCC from Alistipes ihumii AP11 carries:
- a CDS encoding GNAT family N-acetyltransferase is translated as MKPVIDPVAADLIENELTPERLLRRTNNGGNEIYVMRAQECPNLMREIGRLRELSFRDGGGGTGADVDIDELDLDPEGYEQLFVWDPKAKEIVGGYRYIISRSTHPKCLSTEHYFRFTERFRNEYLPYTIELGRSFVQPHYQGSRANPKGLFSLDNLWDGLGALVVNNPDMRYFFGKVTMYGSYDKEARNILLYFLRKYFPDREHLVESIHPIELHFDEERFERMFCGGSYAEDYKILIREIRKYRENIPPLINSYMSLSPSMKVFGTVVNPDFGYVEETGILITISDIYPKKSQRHFRFDR
- a CDS encoding helix-turn-helix domain-containing protein, which gives rise to MNRFGYRLICRCGMLLFVFILFSCAGTDRTIAGAERGDSSGRTGTVGDGSTQDSTGIEKYRNLWERQTREKVYDEVIRSARFAFEKGESDGNRSLSVYATAYLAQSYMLKDDDDSTCYWLAESFERIGKLPREDLFIVGTVNNIAGIRAMKSESDYSSALRYFKAALSAVEKAGDTLNQGAILQNIAHIYQVREDVSGFDYALRSYELVAARGGVNARSTAAVVLSSMYVLKGDYAQALRYADISVARIDDSSYWDANKAYVWYNYGDVCASAGDDARAEASYRKALEYVPSAGTAIGIRAYVSFGNFCLKRKKYRGAVEMYCRAEELLGSGNVECRAPVYSGLARAYDASGDGAKALEYYRKYFGTCSTTVSSAKEHAFNELLMRYEQSEHQRAMGLKEMELLRKDRNIMAAVFAMLLVIGFFLYACLLYRRKNAMYRELVRQNLNYRERLNECERLEGVRKANAQQAQLKIYERLEALMRNEKIYRRKDLTLQMLAETLGTNTTYMSHIVNSFSGKSFPNYLNAYRIEEVLDALSDPSDDEPIHAVFERVGYTSRSTYLRIFRKEVGCAPSKYRQEIRKIRAERKNVRI
- the tatC gene encoding twin-arginine translocase subunit TatC, whose protein sequence is MTDKLEKSSDNEMTFFEHVAALRPHLLRGGLALFVIMIAAFLSKRFIIDVLLMGPQSPDFPTNRILCHISHRLLGDATLCINSIKLNMINTALGGQFNLHMQISMVTGVVLAVPYLLWELWRFVAPALTDYERYKSRMFVFYVSLCFFTGLLFGYFLIVPLSINFLAGYQASPDIANMIDVKSYLSTVLTVSVSCAIVFQLPLLIYFLARMGLVTAAFLRKNRRYAIVILTIISAVITPPDVFSLFLVIVPLYSLYEVSILLAARVERAKAREEAEA
- a CDS encoding twin-arginine translocase TatA/TatE family subunit, whose protein sequence is MSSLPLLILLGMIGGWQWVIIIALILVLFGGKKIPELMRGMGRGIKEFKDAVSKDYTAETPAKSNETTKPTDETTK